In one Aquila chrysaetos chrysaetos chromosome 24, bAquChr1.4, whole genome shotgun sequence genomic region, the following are encoded:
- the PDCL gene encoding phosducin-like protein, translating into MTALDDKLLGEKLQYYYSSSEGEDEDSEKEDKEGESTIPESVGEVELSSDGSAVNTGPKGVINDWRRFKQLETEQRQEQRREMERLIKKLSMTCRSHLDEETDKQKQKELQEKINGKMTLQEYNMIHNDEDDEEFLQRYRKQRMEEMRQQLYSGQQFKKVFEITSGEAFLDTVDKEHKSTLIMIHIYEDDIPGTESLNGCMICLAAEYPTVKFCRVKSSLIGASTRFTNNALPALLIYKAGELIGNFVRITDQLGEDFFAVDLEAFLQECGLLPEKDLVLLTSIHNPSACYSEDSDLEID; encoded by the exons ATGACTGCTTTGGATGATAAACTGCTTGGTGAGAAGCTCCAGTATTATTACAGCAGTAGCGAGGGTGAGGATGAAGACAGTgagaaagaagataaagaagGCGAGAGCACCATTCCTGAAAGCGTTGGGGAAGTAGAGCTTAGCAGCGATGGCAGTGCAGTCAACACAG GTCCCAAAGGAGTCATTAACGACTGGCGAAGATTTAAACAATTGGAAACTGAACAGCGGCAGGAGCAGCGCAGAGAAATGGAACGACTCATAAAAAAGTTATCTATGACATGTAGATCTCACTTAGATGAAGAGACTGataagcagaagcagaaagagcttcaggaaaaaatcaaTGGAAAG ATGACATTACAAGAATATAACATGATTCACaatgatgaagatgatgaggAATTTTTACAGCGATACAGGAAGCAGCGAATGGAGGAGATGAGACAGCAGTTGTACAGTGGGCAGCAATTTAAAAAGGTTTTTGAGATTACCAGTGGAGAAGCATTTTTGGACACAGTTGATAAAGAGCATAAGAGCACACTGATCATGATCCATATTTATGAAGATGATATCCCTGGCACCGAATCCCTGAATGGCTGTATGATCTGCCTGGCTGCTGAGTATCCAACAGTTAAATTTTGCAGAGTAAAGAGTTCGCTCATTGGTGCTAGCACTCGCTTTACTAATAATGCTCTGCCAGCTTTGCTGATCTATAAGGCAGGTGAGCTCATCGGCAACTTTGTGCGAATCACTGACCAGCTTGGAGAAGATTTTTTTGCTGTAGACCTGGAGGCTTTTCTTCAGGAATGTGGTTTGCTTCCAGAAAAAGACCTAGTGCTCCTGACTTCTATACATAATCCATCTGCATGTTACAGTGAAGACAGTGATCTGGAAATAGACTGA